In Populus alba chromosome 1, ASM523922v2, whole genome shotgun sequence, a single window of DNA contains:
- the LOC118043053 gene encoding uncharacterized protein: protein MSAPMAPIAILVFLATSFALPLSLIARPAPNPTSRISVVGVVYCDTCSTNTFSRHSYFLPGADVHIQCIFNANSPKTREKIEFSVNRTTDRYGIYKLEVPEVDGVDCVEGFAIESVCQASLIRSSSPVCNVPGLKISTNEISVKSKQNNLCIYSLNALSYRPSEKNITLCGSHKEELPNSLNSSKFFLPYFPPYGFPWPPLPNLPPLPNLPPLPFPPLPPFPSLPFPPLPSLPFPPLPPIPFLPFPHLPFPSPPSLPFPFPPLPPFPPAPSLFNPPPPPAFNLGDPRTWIPNIPSLAPPPPPAFNLRDPKTWIPYIPPSPPSSPQNQNP from the exons ATGTCCGCTCCCATGGCTCCCATCGCCATCCTTGTTTTTCTGGCAACTTCGTTTGCTCTCCCACTTTCTCTAATTGCTCGACCAGCACCCAATCCAACCTCCCGGATCTCTGTTGTTGGTGTTGTCTACTGTGATACCTGTTCAACCAACACTTTCTCCAGGCACAGCTACTTCTTGCCAG GTGCGGATGTCCACATTCAATGTATATTCAACGCAAACTCACCAAAAACGAGAGAGAAGATTGAGTTCTCTGTTAACAGAACAACAGATAGATATGGAATATATAAGCTGGAAGTACCAGAGGTTGATGGTGTTGACTGTGTGGAGGGCTTCGCGATTGAATCAGTATGCCAAGCAAGTTTAATACGGAGCTCGTCTCCAGTCTGCAACGTTCCTGGTTTAAAGATCTCTACAAACGAGATATCAGTCAAGTCAAAGCAGAATAATCTCTGTATCTACAGCTTGAATGCTTTGAGTTACAGGCCATCCGAAAAAAACATTACCTTGTGTGGGAGTCATAAAGAAGAGTTGCCAAATTCTCTCAACTCTTCAAAGTTTTTTCTCCCTTACTTCCCACCCTATGGGTTCCCATGGCCTCCTTTGCCTAATTTGCCTCCTTTGCCTAATTTGCCCCCGTTGCCCTTCCCTCCCTTGCCacccttcccttcccttcccttccctccACTTCCATCACTACCCTTCCCTCCATTGCCGCCCATTCCTTTTCTGCCCTTTCCTCACTTACCATTTCCAAGCCCACCCTCTCTGCCCTTCCCATTTCCCCCCCTCCCCCCCTTTCCACCAGCCCCATCTCTGTTCAAtccaccacctccaccagcGTTTAATCTAGGAGATCCAAGAACATGGATACCGAATATCCCTTCATTAGCACCTCCGCCTCCGCCTGCATTTAATCTAAGAGATCCTAAAACTTGGATACCATATATCCCTCCATCCCCTCCCAGTAGCCCTCAGAACCAAAATCCATGA